A window of the Blastopirellula sediminis genome harbors these coding sequences:
- a CDS encoding MotA/TolQ/ExbB proton channel family protein, whose protein sequence is MDVSQLRTAGRGLRQLAIIAAFGGMILAAPAFAQEGADALAAAAESPIPTKNMLQAIRDGGLLMYPIVLCSFLLLVFVFERAISLRAGRVIPRPFVKRFLEQLREGQIDQDEALALCEENRSPVAEVFSAAVKKWGRSSVEVEQAIIDSGERVTNGLRRYLRLFNGISTISPLLGLLGTVLGMIQAFNAIATADAMGRPELLAAGISQALLTTAAGLTVALPALIAYLFFVGRVDRLVMEIDSLGQEVVNAIASDGWKERRGGAKKSSRRAA, encoded by the coding sequence ATGGATGTCAGTCAGCTACGAACCGCCGGACGAGGACTCCGCCAATTGGCGATCATCGCGGCGTTTGGGGGCATGATTCTCGCGGCGCCGGCGTTCGCGCAAGAAGGCGCTGACGCGCTGGCCGCAGCGGCCGAGTCGCCGATTCCGACCAAGAATATGCTGCAAGCCATTCGCGACGGCGGCTTGCTGATGTATCCCATCGTCCTCTGCTCGTTTTTGCTGCTGGTCTTCGTCTTTGAACGAGCGATCAGCCTGCGAGCCGGCCGCGTCATTCCGCGCCCGTTCGTGAAGCGGTTTCTCGAACAGCTCCGCGAAGGTCAAATCGATCAGGACGAAGCGCTCGCCCTGTGCGAAGAGAACCGGAGCCCGGTCGCCGAGGTCTTCTCGGCCGCGGTAAAGAAGTGGGGACGCTCGTCGGTCGAAGTCGAACAAGCGATCATCGACAGCGGCGAACGAGTCACCAACGGACTGCGTCGCTATCTCCGTCTGTTCAACGGCATCTCGACGATTAGCCCGCTGCTGGGGTTGCTCGGTACGGTGCTCGGCATGATTCAAGCGTTCAATGCGATCGCCACGGCCGATGCGATGGGCCGACCTGAATTGCTGGCCGCCGGCATTAGCCAGGCGCTGCTGACCACGGCCGCCGGTTTGACGGTGGCGCTGCCGGCCCTGATTGCGTATCTCTTCTTCGTCGGCCGAGTCGATCGGCTGGTGATGGAGATCGACTCGCTGGGCCAG
- a CDS encoding tetratricopeptide repeat protein, with the protein MMRNIRLLLALVLIATSFVMTKPACADGPADLYAVAASQYARKDWEAAIVAFDRFIDDYPNHSLAGPIYFYRGEALIQLEDFDAARKSYEQFLQRVQTHASRPQAEFRIAECYYLTGDLEHAKADFDTFVASRKEDRLYAHALPYLGEIALANEKYDNAEQLFREAKTIAPNAAMQGEAELGLARTLRESGQLTAARQAYRNALKQEITEKQDAKFELGVVEYRLGNHRVAVDLLNEVANAGERNSAVAKLWIAKAYYEVRDWPQAEQRLQDLAKDESLKQYRDEIDYLTARIRLEQGGTSEGLTLLEQLLVDYPASPWCDESLYYLAEAAIVTGDVDKASVAAERLILEYPNREATPKAVRLVAGKRLEKEQYAAALQLLDSLGSDDVSPEMKKTAAAWRFELPYLRGIAQLGAGNASQAAQLLTAAIKATDDPQQQGSAYYALGLAADRSGEDADAARNFAKYLEVCPSGDEAPASRLLLAAALARIGQLDDAKATYALVDRTKCDPRLYLLTTRRLAETAMKAGDKQWAGELFEKLAEEGNPEEFIKSGVAGLSWVQLDAVDNETSTAAIQQLIEKDPTSTFIPSVLSGRAKVLLDRNQAAEALAIYQQIYRDYPESDQAPGAMLTAAQILNDRKEFGRAAELFRALIQAPSQEMQLDDLHYRLGWALVDQGKPEAAADQWRMICENYPQSELWSDAAYRRAESLLTDGQADEATKVLQQIVAKGDANVAPHATYLLGQIAVGAADWETAAAQMAKLETPSSDEQLRMMASFWHAEALFHQQKFSDASKLFNDVDSLARGRELPWSSTVALRRAQLAAHLGSWEESLRLAELAVVSFPDFEQRYELDYLRGRCLARQARFAEARDAYQLVIDSRLGGATETAAMAQWMVGETYFHQKNYQAAIQAYSRVAALYNFPRWKAGSLLQIGKCYEISRQWDKAQKYYDEVAANYPESFFAGEAQQRLNVVKQRRETADVNTTERR; encoded by the coding sequence ATGATGCGAAACATACGGTTACTTCTGGCGCTGGTCCTCATTGCGACTTCGTTCGTGATGACGAAGCCAGCTTGCGCCGATGGCCCAGCCGATTTGTACGCCGTCGCGGCGAGCCAATATGCTCGCAAAGATTGGGAGGCGGCGATCGTCGCTTTCGATCGTTTTATCGACGACTACCCCAATCACTCGCTGGCCGGCCCGATTTACTTCTATCGCGGCGAAGCGCTGATTCAGCTCGAAGATTTCGACGCCGCTCGCAAGTCGTATGAACAGTTTCTCCAGCGCGTCCAGACCCACGCGAGTCGCCCCCAGGCGGAGTTCCGCATTGCCGAATGCTACTACCTGACCGGCGATCTGGAACATGCGAAAGCCGACTTCGACACCTTCGTCGCGTCGCGTAAAGAAGATCGACTCTATGCCCACGCCCTTCCCTACTTAGGCGAGATCGCGCTGGCCAACGAGAAATACGACAACGCCGAACAACTCTTCCGCGAAGCGAAAACGATCGCTCCCAACGCGGCGATGCAGGGAGAAGCGGAATTAGGTCTGGCTCGCACGCTGCGAGAAAGTGGACAACTGACCGCTGCTCGCCAGGCGTATCGCAACGCCTTGAAACAAGAGATTACCGAGAAGCAGGACGCCAAGTTTGAACTAGGCGTCGTGGAATATCGACTGGGCAATCACCGCGTCGCGGTTGATCTGCTGAATGAAGTAGCGAACGCCGGCGAGCGCAACAGTGCGGTCGCCAAGCTCTGGATCGCCAAGGCCTACTACGAAGTCCGCGATTGGCCCCAGGCCGAACAGCGCCTGCAAGATTTGGCCAAAGACGAATCGCTGAAGCAGTATCGCGACGAGATCGACTACCTGACCGCTCGCATTCGCCTGGAACAAGGGGGAACGAGCGAAGGTCTGACGCTGCTCGAACAGCTGCTGGTCGACTACCCCGCGTCCCCCTGGTGCGACGAATCGCTTTACTATCTGGCCGAAGCGGCGATCGTGACCGGCGACGTCGATAAGGCTTCGGTCGCCGCCGAGCGATTGATCCTCGAATATCCAAACCGCGAAGCGACGCCGAAAGCGGTTCGCCTGGTCGCCGGCAAGCGACTCGAAAAAGAACAATACGCGGCGGCTCTGCAGTTGCTCGATTCGCTCGGCAGCGACGACGTTTCGCCCGAGATGAAAAAGACGGCCGCCGCGTGGCGGTTTGAATTGCCCTACCTGCGCGGGATCGCCCAGTTGGGCGCCGGAAACGCGAGCCAAGCGGCCCAGCTGCTGACCGCAGCGATCAAAGCGACCGACGATCCGCAGCAACAAGGCTCGGCTTACTACGCCTTGGGCCTGGCCGCCGATCGCAGCGGCGAAGACGCCGACGCCGCTCGCAACTTTGCGAAATACCTGGAAGTTTGCCCCAGCGGTGACGAAGCCCCTGCTTCTCGTCTGCTGCTTGCCGCCGCCCTGGCTCGTATCGGACAACTGGACGACGCCAAAGCGACCTACGCTCTGGTCGATCGTACGAAATGCGATCCGCGGCTTTACCTGCTGACGACGCGCCGCCTGGCCGAAACCGCCATGAAGGCCGGCGACAAGCAATGGGCCGGCGAGCTGTTCGAGAAGTTGGCCGAAGAGGGTAACCCGGAAGAGTTCATCAAGTCGGGCGTCGCGGGACTCAGCTGGGTTCAGCTGGACGCCGTCGATAACGAAACCTCCACCGCCGCGATTCAGCAGCTGATCGAAAAGGATCCGACCAGCACGTTCATCCCGTCGGTTCTGTCGGGTCGGGCCAAGGTGCTCCTCGATCGCAATCAGGCGGCCGAAGCGCTTGCCATTTACCAACAGATTTATCGCGACTATCCCGAATCAGATCAGGCGCCGGGCGCGATGCTGACCGCCGCCCAGATCTTGAACGATCGAAAGGAATTTGGTCGCGCCGCGGAACTCTTCCGCGCGTTGATTCAAGCTCCCAGCCAAGAGATGCAGCTGGATGACCTCCACTATCGTCTCGGTTGGGCGCTGGTCGACCAAGGGAAACCGGAAGCGGCCGCCGACCAGTGGCGGATGATCTGCGAAAACTATCCGCAGAGCGAACTTTGGAGCGACGCCGCGTATCGTCGTGCCGAGAGCTTGCTGACTGACGGCCAGGCTGACGAAGCGACCAAGGTTCTGCAGCAGATTGTCGCCAAGGGTGACGCCAACGTTGCGCCGCATGCGACGTATCTGCTCGGTCAGATCGCCGTCGGCGCCGCCGATTGGGAAACCGCCGCCGCGCAGATGGCGAAGCTCGAAACGCCCAGCTCTGACGAACAACTCCGCATGATGGCCAGCTTCTGGCATGCCGAAGCCCTCTTCCATCAGCAGAAGTTCTCGGACGCATCGAAACTGTTCAATGACGTCGACTCGCTCGCTCGCGGACGGGAGCTCCCTTGGAGCAGCACTGTCGCTTTGCGTCGCGCTCAACTCGCGGCTCACCTGGGGAGCTGGGAAGAATCGCTCCGCCTGGCGGAACTCGCGGTCGTCAGCTTCCCCGACTTTGAGCAACGCTACGAACTCGATTATCTCCGCGGTCGCTGCCTGGCTCGTCAGGCTCGGTTCGCGGAAGCTCGCGACGCCTATCAGTTGGTGATCGACTCGCGTCTCGGCGGCGCTACCGAAACGGCCGCGATGGCGCAGTGGATGGTCGGCGAGACCTACTTCCATCAAAAGAACTACCAGGCGGCGATCCAGGCTTATTCGCGGGTCGCGGCGCTGTACAACTTCCCCCGCTGGAAAGCAGGCTCGCTGCTGCAGATCGGGAAGTGCTACGAAATCTCGCGCCAGTGGGATAAGGCGCAGAAGTATTACGACGAAGTCGCGGCCAACTATCCCGAATCGTTTTTCGCCGGCGAAGCTCAGCAACGTCTGAATGTCGTCAAACAACGGCGGGAAACGGCCGACGTCAATACGACGGAGCGACGTTAA
- a CDS encoding 3-keto-disaccharide hydrolase, with amino-acid sequence MKRILPLLVLTLLGAVANVSTLRAEEEGFTPLFNGKDLDGWIGAVNGYFVEDGAIVCNPKKGGNLYYGKEFDNFDLKFEFKLEPGANNGLAIRSPVEGNSAYNGIELQVLDTEDERYKGIKPYQAHGSVYGVVPAKRGFLKPVGEWNTQEVIADGYHIKVILNGETIVDANIEEASKDGTLDGQKHPGLLNKKGHIGFLGHGTKVEFRNIRIKSLDK; translated from the coding sequence ATGAAACGTATCCTGCCGCTGCTCGTTCTCACCCTTCTGGGCGCCGTCGCCAACGTGTCGACGCTTCGCGCTGAAGAAGAAGGTTTCACTCCGCTGTTCAACGGCAAAGATCTGGATGGCTGGATCGGCGCGGTCAACGGCTACTTTGTGGAAGATGGCGCGATCGTTTGCAATCCCAAGAAGGGCGGCAACCTGTACTACGGCAAGGAATTCGACAACTTCGATCTGAAGTTTGAATTCAAGCTCGAACCGGGCGCCAACAACGGTCTGGCGATTCGCTCGCCGGTCGAAGGGAACTCGGCCTACAACGGCATCGAACTGCAAGTTCTCGACACCGAAGACGAACGATACAAGGGCATCAAACCGTACCAGGCCCACGGCTCGGTCTACGGCGTCGTCCCGGCCAAGCGTGGTTTCCTGAAGCCGGTCGGCGAATGGAACACCCAGGAAGTGATCGCTGACGGCTATCACATCAAAGTGATCCTGAACGGCGAAACGATTGTCGACGCCAACATCGAAGAAGCGTCGAAGGACGGTACGCTGGACGGCCAGAAGCACCCGGGCCTGCTCAATAAGAAAGGTCACATCGGCTTCCTGGGTCACGGCACCAAGGTCGAATTCCGCAACATCCGGATCAAGTCGCTTGACAAATAA